Proteins from one Phocoena sinus isolate mPhoSin1 chromosome 8, mPhoSin1.pri, whole genome shotgun sequence genomic window:
- the SF1 gene encoding splicing factor 1 isoform X11, which yields MATGANATPLDFPSKKRKRSRWNQDTMEQKTVIPGMPTVIPPGLTREQERAYIVQLQIEDLTRKLRTGDLGIPPNPEDRSPSPEPIYNSEGKRLNTREFRTRKKLEEERHNLITEMVALNPDFKPPADYKPPATRVSDKVMIPQDEYPEINFVGLLIGPRGNTLKNIEKECNAKIMIRGKGSVKEGKVGRKDGQMLPGEDEPLHALVTANTMENVKKAVEQIRNILKQGIETPEDQNDLRKMQLRELARLNGTLREDDNRILRPWQSSETRSITNTTVCTKCGGAGHIASDCKFQRPGDPQSAQDKARMDKEYLSLMAELGEAPVPASVGSTSGPATTPLASAPRPAAPTSNPPPPSLMSTTQSRPPWMNSGPSESRPYHGMHGGGPGGPGGGPHSFPHPLPSLTGGHGGHPMQHNPNGPPPPWMQPPPPPMNQGPHPPGHHGPPPMVPGKYACGLWGLSPASRKRYDAATTYGHDAAAAAASQWAASTPSLWSSSPMAAAAAAASTTPSAQQQYGFQYPFAMAAKIPPRGGDGPSHESEDFPRPLVTLPGRQPQQRPWWTGWFGKAA from the exons ATGGCGACCGGAGCGAACGCCACGCCGCTGG actTTCCCAGTAAGAAGCGGAAGAGGAGCCGCTGGAACCAAGACACAATGGAACAGAAGACGGTGATTCCAGGAATGCCTACAGTTATCCCCCCTGGACTTACTCGGGAACAAGAAAGAGCTTATATAG TGCAACTGCAGATAGAAGACCTGACTCGTAAACTGCGCACAGGAGACCTGGGCATCCCCCCTAACCCTGAGGACAG GTCCCCTTCCCCTGAGCCCATCTACAATAGCGAGGGGAAGCGGCTTAACACTCGCGAGTTCCGCACCCGCAAAAAGCTTGAAGAGGAGCGGCATAACCTCATCACGGAAATGGTTGCCCTCAACCCTGATTTCAAGCCACCTGCAGATTACAA acCTCCAGCAACACGTGTGAGCGATAAAGTAATGATTCCACAAGATGAGTATCCAGAAATCAACTTTGTGGGGCTGCTGATTGGGCCCAG AGGGAACACCTTGAAGAACATAGAGAAGGAGTGTAATGCCAAGATCATGATCCGGGGGAAGGGCTCTGTGAAAGAAGGGAAAGTCGGGCGCAAAGATGGCCAGATGCTGCCAGGAGAAGATGAGCCGCTTCATGCCCTGGTTACTGCCAATACCATGGAGAATGTGAAGAAAGCAGTAGAACAG ATAAGAAACATTCTGAAGCAGGGTATCGAGACTCCTGAGGACCAGAACGATCTACGGAAGATGCAGCTTCGAGAGTTGGCTCGTTTGAATGGGACCCTTCGGGAAGATGATAACAG GATCTTAAGACCCTGGCAGAGCTCGGAGACCCGCAGCATTACCAATACCACAGTGTGTACCAAGTGTGGAGGGGCTGGCCACATTGCTTCCGATTGCAAATTCCAAAG GCCTGGTGACCCTCAGTCAGCTCAGGATAAAGCGCGGATGGATAAAGAATACTTGTCCCTCATGGCCGAACTGGGGGAGGCACCTGTGCCCGCATCTGTGGGCTCCACCTCTGGGCCTGCCACCACACCCCTGGCCAGTGCACCTCGGCCTGCTGCTCCCACCAGCAATCCACCTCCGCCG TCTCTCATGTCCACTACCCAGAGCCGCCCACCCTGGATGAATTCTGGCCCGTCAGAGAGTCGGCCCTACCATGGCATGCACGGAGGTGGCCCTGGTGGGCCCGGAGGTGGCCCGCACAGCTTCCCACACCCGTTACCCAGCCTGACGGGCGGGCACGGTGGACATCCCATGCAGCACAACCCGAATGGACCCCCTCCTCCTTGGATGCAGCCACCGCCACCACCGATGAACCAGGGCCCCCACCCACCTGGGCACCATGGCCCTCCTCCAATGG TACCTGGGAAGTACGCCTGTGGGCTCTGGGGTCTATCGCCTGCATCAAGGAAAAG GTATGATGCCGCCACCACCTATGGGCATgatgccgccgccgccgccgcctcccagTGGGCagcctccaccccctccctctggtCCTCTTCCCccatggcagcagcagcagcagcagcctccaCCACCCCCTCCGCCCAGCAGCAGTATGGCTTCCAGTACCCCTTTGCCATGGCAGCAAA GATCCCTCCCCGCGGCGGCGATGGCCCGAGCCATGAGAGTGAGGACTTTCCGCGCCCATTGGTGACCCTTCCAGGCAGACAGCCTCAGCAGCGCCCCTGGTGGACAGGATGGTTCGGCAAAGCAGCCTGA
- the SF1 gene encoding splicing factor 1 isoform X3: MATGANATPLDFPSKKRKRSRWNQDTMEQKTVIPGMPTVIPPGLTREQERAYIVQLQIEDLTRKLRTGDLGIPPNPEDRSPSPEPIYNSEGKRLNTREFRTRKKLEEERHNLITEMVALNPDFKPPADYKPPATRVSDKVMIPQDEYPEINFVGLLIGPRGNTLKNIEKECNAKIMIRGKGSVKEGKVGRKDGQMLPGEDEPLHALVTANTMENVKKAVEQIRNILKQGIETPEDQNDLRKMQLRELARLNGTLREDDNRILRPWQSSETRSITNTTVCTKCGGAGHIASDCKFQRPGDPQSAQDKARMDKEYLSLMAELGEAPVPASVGSTSGPATTPLASAPRPAAPTSNPPPPSLMSTTQSRPPWMNSGPSESRPYHGMHGGGPGGPGGGPHSFPHPLPSLTGGHGGHPMQHNPNGPPPPWMQPPPPPMNQGPHPPGHHGPPPMDQYLGSTPVGSGVYRLHQGKGMMPPPPMGMMPPPPPPPSGQPPPPPSGPLPPWQQQQQQPPPPPPPSSSMASSTPLPWQQNTTTTTTSAGTGSIPPWQQQQAAAAASPGAPQMQGNPTMVPLPPGVQPPLPPGAPPPPPPPPPGSAGMMIPPRGGDGPSHESEDFPRPLVTLPGRQPQQRPWWTGWFGKAA; the protein is encoded by the exons ATGGCGACCGGAGCGAACGCCACGCCGCTGG actTTCCCAGTAAGAAGCGGAAGAGGAGCCGCTGGAACCAAGACACAATGGAACAGAAGACGGTGATTCCAGGAATGCCTACAGTTATCCCCCCTGGACTTACTCGGGAACAAGAAAGAGCTTATATAG TGCAACTGCAGATAGAAGACCTGACTCGTAAACTGCGCACAGGAGACCTGGGCATCCCCCCTAACCCTGAGGACAG GTCCCCTTCCCCTGAGCCCATCTACAATAGCGAGGGGAAGCGGCTTAACACTCGCGAGTTCCGCACCCGCAAAAAGCTTGAAGAGGAGCGGCATAACCTCATCACGGAAATGGTTGCCCTCAACCCTGATTTCAAGCCACCTGCAGATTACAA acCTCCAGCAACACGTGTGAGCGATAAAGTAATGATTCCACAAGATGAGTATCCAGAAATCAACTTTGTGGGGCTGCTGATTGGGCCCAG AGGGAACACCTTGAAGAACATAGAGAAGGAGTGTAATGCCAAGATCATGATCCGGGGGAAGGGCTCTGTGAAAGAAGGGAAAGTCGGGCGCAAAGATGGCCAGATGCTGCCAGGAGAAGATGAGCCGCTTCATGCCCTGGTTACTGCCAATACCATGGAGAATGTGAAGAAAGCAGTAGAACAG ATAAGAAACATTCTGAAGCAGGGTATCGAGACTCCTGAGGACCAGAACGATCTACGGAAGATGCAGCTTCGAGAGTTGGCTCGTTTGAATGGGACCCTTCGGGAAGATGATAACAG GATCTTAAGACCCTGGCAGAGCTCGGAGACCCGCAGCATTACCAATACCACAGTGTGTACCAAGTGTGGAGGGGCTGGCCACATTGCTTCCGATTGCAAATTCCAAAG GCCTGGTGACCCTCAGTCAGCTCAGGATAAAGCGCGGATGGATAAAGAATACTTGTCCCTCATGGCCGAACTGGGGGAGGCACCTGTGCCCGCATCTGTGGGCTCCACCTCTGGGCCTGCCACCACACCCCTGGCCAGTGCACCTCGGCCTGCTGCTCCCACCAGCAATCCACCTCCGCCG TCTCTCATGTCCACTACCCAGAGCCGCCCACCCTGGATGAATTCTGGCCCGTCAGAGAGTCGGCCCTACCATGGCATGCACGGAGGTGGCCCTGGTGGGCCCGGAGGTGGCCCGCACAGCTTCCCACACCCGTTACCCAGCCTGACGGGCGGGCACGGTGGACATCCCATGCAGCACAACCCGAATGGACCCCCTCCTCCTTGGATGCAGCCACCGCCACCACCGATGAACCAGGGCCCCCACCCACCTGGGCACCATGGCCCTCCTCCAATGG ATCAGTACCTGGGAAGTACGCCTGTGGGCTCTGGGGTCTATCGCCTGCATCAAGGAAAAG GTATGATGCCGCCACCACCTATGGGCATgatgccgccgccgccgccgcctcccagTGGGCagcctccaccccctccctctggtCCTCTTCCCccatggcagcagcagcagcagcagcctccaCCACCCCCTCCGCCCAGCAGCAGTATGGCTTCCAGTACCCCTTTGCCATGGCAGCAAA ATACGACGACTACCACCACGAGCGCTGGCACAGGGTCCATCCCGCCATGGCAACAGCAGCAGGCGGCTGCCGCAGCTTCTCCAGGAGCCCCTCAGATGCAAGGCAACCCCACTATggtgcccctgcccccaggggtCCAGCCGCCTCTGCCGCCCGgggcccctccccctccgccGCCTCCGCCGCCTGGTTCCGCCGGCATGAT GATCCCTCCCCGCGGCGGCGATGGCCCGAGCCATGAGAGTGAGGACTTTCCGCGCCCATTGGTGACCCTTCCAGGCAGACAGCCTCAGCAGCGCCCCTGGTGGACAGGATGGTTCGGCAAAGCAGCCTGA
- the SF1 gene encoding splicing factor 1 isoform X17: MVALNPDFKPPADYKPPATRVSDKVMIPQDEYPEINFVGLLIGPRGNTLKNIEKECNAKIMIRGKGSVKEGKVGRKDGQMLPGEDEPLHALVTANTMENVKKAVEQIRNILKQGIETPEDQNDLRKMQLRELARLNGTLREDDNRILRPWQSSETRSITNTTVCTKCGGAGHIASDCKFQRPGDPQSAQDKARMDKEYLSLMAELGEAPVPASVGSTSGPATTPLASAPRPAAPTSNPPPPSLMSTTQSRPPWMNSGPSESRPYHGMHGGGPGGPGGGPHSFPHPLPSLTGGHGGHPMQHNPNGPPPPWMQPPPPPMNQGPHPPGHHGPPPMDQYLGSTPVGSGVYRLHQGKGMMPPPPMGMMPPPPPPPSGQPPPPPSGPLPPWQQQQQQPPPPPPPSSSMASSTPLPWQQRSLPAAAMARAMRVRTFRAHW, encoded by the exons ATGGTTGCCCTCAACCCTGATTTCAAGCCACCTGCAGATTACAA acCTCCAGCAACACGTGTGAGCGATAAAGTAATGATTCCACAAGATGAGTATCCAGAAATCAACTTTGTGGGGCTGCTGATTGGGCCCAG AGGGAACACCTTGAAGAACATAGAGAAGGAGTGTAATGCCAAGATCATGATCCGGGGGAAGGGCTCTGTGAAAGAAGGGAAAGTCGGGCGCAAAGATGGCCAGATGCTGCCAGGAGAAGATGAGCCGCTTCATGCCCTGGTTACTGCCAATACCATGGAGAATGTGAAGAAAGCAGTAGAACAG ATAAGAAACATTCTGAAGCAGGGTATCGAGACTCCTGAGGACCAGAACGATCTACGGAAGATGCAGCTTCGAGAGTTGGCTCGTTTGAATGGGACCCTTCGGGAAGATGATAACAG GATCTTAAGACCCTGGCAGAGCTCGGAGACCCGCAGCATTACCAATACCACAGTGTGTACCAAGTGTGGAGGGGCTGGCCACATTGCTTCCGATTGCAAATTCCAAAG GCCTGGTGACCCTCAGTCAGCTCAGGATAAAGCGCGGATGGATAAAGAATACTTGTCCCTCATGGCCGAACTGGGGGAGGCACCTGTGCCCGCATCTGTGGGCTCCACCTCTGGGCCTGCCACCACACCCCTGGCCAGTGCACCTCGGCCTGCTGCTCCCACCAGCAATCCACCTCCGCCG TCTCTCATGTCCACTACCCAGAGCCGCCCACCCTGGATGAATTCTGGCCCGTCAGAGAGTCGGCCCTACCATGGCATGCACGGAGGTGGCCCTGGTGGGCCCGGAGGTGGCCCGCACAGCTTCCCACACCCGTTACCCAGCCTGACGGGCGGGCACGGTGGACATCCCATGCAGCACAACCCGAATGGACCCCCTCCTCCTTGGATGCAGCCACCGCCACCACCGATGAACCAGGGCCCCCACCCACCTGGGCACCATGGCCCTCCTCCAATGG ATCAGTACCTGGGAAGTACGCCTGTGGGCTCTGGGGTCTATCGCCTGCATCAAGGAAAAG GTATGATGCCGCCACCACCTATGGGCATgatgccgccgccgccgccgcctcccagTGGGCagcctccaccccctccctctggtCCTCTTCCCccatggcagcagcagcagcagcagcctccaCCACCCCCTCCGCCCAGCAGCAGTATGGCTTCCAGTACCCCTTTGCCATGGCAGCAAA GATCCCTCCCCGCGGCGGCGATGGCCCGAGCCATGAGAGTGAGGACTTTCCGCGCCCATTGGTGA
- the SF1 gene encoding splicing factor 1 isoform X15, with product MATGANATPLDFPSKKRKRSRWNQDTMEQKTVIPGMPTVIPPGLTREQERAYIVQLQIEDLTRKLRTGDLGIPPNPEDRSPSPEPIYNSEGKRLNTREFRTRKKLEEERHNLITEMVALNPDFKPPADYKPPATRVSDKVMIPQDEYPEINFVGLLIGPRGNTLKNIEKECNAKIMIRGKGSVKEGKVGRKDGQMLPGEDEPLHALVTANTMENVKKAVEQIRNILKQGIETPEDQNDLRKMQLRELARLNGTLREDDNRILRPWQSSETRSITNTTVCTKCGGAGHIASDCKFQRPGDPQSAQDKARMDKEYLSLMAELGEAPVPASVGSTSGPATTPLASAPRPAAPTSNPPPPSLMSTTQSRPPWMNSGPSESRPYHGMHGGGPGGPGGGPHSFPHPLPSLTGGHGGHPMQHNPNGPPPPWMQPPPPPMNQGPHPPGHHGPPPMDQYLGSTPVGSGVYRLHQGKAAAAAASTTPSAQQQYGFQYPFAMAAKIPPRGGDGPSHESEDFPRPLVTLPGRQPQQRPWWTGWFGKAA from the exons ATGGCGACCGGAGCGAACGCCACGCCGCTGG actTTCCCAGTAAGAAGCGGAAGAGGAGCCGCTGGAACCAAGACACAATGGAACAGAAGACGGTGATTCCAGGAATGCCTACAGTTATCCCCCCTGGACTTACTCGGGAACAAGAAAGAGCTTATATAG TGCAACTGCAGATAGAAGACCTGACTCGTAAACTGCGCACAGGAGACCTGGGCATCCCCCCTAACCCTGAGGACAG GTCCCCTTCCCCTGAGCCCATCTACAATAGCGAGGGGAAGCGGCTTAACACTCGCGAGTTCCGCACCCGCAAAAAGCTTGAAGAGGAGCGGCATAACCTCATCACGGAAATGGTTGCCCTCAACCCTGATTTCAAGCCACCTGCAGATTACAA acCTCCAGCAACACGTGTGAGCGATAAAGTAATGATTCCACAAGATGAGTATCCAGAAATCAACTTTGTGGGGCTGCTGATTGGGCCCAG AGGGAACACCTTGAAGAACATAGAGAAGGAGTGTAATGCCAAGATCATGATCCGGGGGAAGGGCTCTGTGAAAGAAGGGAAAGTCGGGCGCAAAGATGGCCAGATGCTGCCAGGAGAAGATGAGCCGCTTCATGCCCTGGTTACTGCCAATACCATGGAGAATGTGAAGAAAGCAGTAGAACAG ATAAGAAACATTCTGAAGCAGGGTATCGAGACTCCTGAGGACCAGAACGATCTACGGAAGATGCAGCTTCGAGAGTTGGCTCGTTTGAATGGGACCCTTCGGGAAGATGATAACAG GATCTTAAGACCCTGGCAGAGCTCGGAGACCCGCAGCATTACCAATACCACAGTGTGTACCAAGTGTGGAGGGGCTGGCCACATTGCTTCCGATTGCAAATTCCAAAG GCCTGGTGACCCTCAGTCAGCTCAGGATAAAGCGCGGATGGATAAAGAATACTTGTCCCTCATGGCCGAACTGGGGGAGGCACCTGTGCCCGCATCTGTGGGCTCCACCTCTGGGCCTGCCACCACACCCCTGGCCAGTGCACCTCGGCCTGCTGCTCCCACCAGCAATCCACCTCCGCCG TCTCTCATGTCCACTACCCAGAGCCGCCCACCCTGGATGAATTCTGGCCCGTCAGAGAGTCGGCCCTACCATGGCATGCACGGAGGTGGCCCTGGTGGGCCCGGAGGTGGCCCGCACAGCTTCCCACACCCGTTACCCAGCCTGACGGGCGGGCACGGTGGACATCCCATGCAGCACAACCCGAATGGACCCCCTCCTCCTTGGATGCAGCCACCGCCACCACCGATGAACCAGGGCCCCCACCCACCTGGGCACCATGGCCCTCCTCCAATGG ATCAGTACCTGGGAAGTACGCCTGTGGGCTCTGGGGTCTATCGCCTGCATCAAGGAAAAG cagcagcagcagcagcctccaCCACCCCCTCCGCCCAGCAGCAGTATGGCTTCCAGTACCCCTTTGCCATGGCAGCAAA GATCCCTCCCCGCGGCGGCGATGGCCCGAGCCATGAGAGTGAGGACTTTCCGCGCCCATTGGTGACCCTTCCAGGCAGACAGCCTCAGCAGCGCCCCTGGTGGACAGGATGGTTCGGCAAAGCAGCCTGA
- the SF1 gene encoding splicing factor 1 isoform X16 — MVALNPDFKPPADYKPPATRVSDKVMIPQDEYPEINFVGLLIGPRGNTLKNIEKECNAKIMIRGKGSVKEGKVGRKDGQMLPGEDEPLHALVTANTMENVKKAVEQIRNILKQGIETPEDQNDLRKMQLRELARLNGTLREDDNRILRPWQSSETRSITNTTVCTKCGGAGHIASDCKFQRPGDPQSAQDKARMDKEYLSLMAELGEAPVPASVGSTSGPATTPLASAPRPAAPTSNPPPPSLMSTTQSRPPWMNSGPSESRPYHGMHGGGPGGPGGGPHSFPHPLPSLTGGHGGHPMQHNPNGPPPPWMQPPPPPMNQGPHPPGHHGPPPMGKSVPGKYACGLWGLSPASRKRYDAATTYGHDAAAAAASQWAASTPSLWSSSPMAAAAAAASTTPSAQQQYGFQYPFAMAAKIPPRGGDGPSHESEDFPRPLVTLPGRQPQQRPWWTGWFGKAA; from the exons ATGGTTGCCCTCAACCCTGATTTCAAGCCACCTGCAGATTACAA acCTCCAGCAACACGTGTGAGCGATAAAGTAATGATTCCACAAGATGAGTATCCAGAAATCAACTTTGTGGGGCTGCTGATTGGGCCCAG AGGGAACACCTTGAAGAACATAGAGAAGGAGTGTAATGCCAAGATCATGATCCGGGGGAAGGGCTCTGTGAAAGAAGGGAAAGTCGGGCGCAAAGATGGCCAGATGCTGCCAGGAGAAGATGAGCCGCTTCATGCCCTGGTTACTGCCAATACCATGGAGAATGTGAAGAAAGCAGTAGAACAG ATAAGAAACATTCTGAAGCAGGGTATCGAGACTCCTGAGGACCAGAACGATCTACGGAAGATGCAGCTTCGAGAGTTGGCTCGTTTGAATGGGACCCTTCGGGAAGATGATAACAG GATCTTAAGACCCTGGCAGAGCTCGGAGACCCGCAGCATTACCAATACCACAGTGTGTACCAAGTGTGGAGGGGCTGGCCACATTGCTTCCGATTGCAAATTCCAAAG GCCTGGTGACCCTCAGTCAGCTCAGGATAAAGCGCGGATGGATAAAGAATACTTGTCCCTCATGGCCGAACTGGGGGAGGCACCTGTGCCCGCATCTGTGGGCTCCACCTCTGGGCCTGCCACCACACCCCTGGCCAGTGCACCTCGGCCTGCTGCTCCCACCAGCAATCCACCTCCGCCG TCTCTCATGTCCACTACCCAGAGCCGCCCACCCTGGATGAATTCTGGCCCGTCAGAGAGTCGGCCCTACCATGGCATGCACGGAGGTGGCCCTGGTGGGCCCGGAGGTGGCCCGCACAGCTTCCCACACCCGTTACCCAGCCTGACGGGCGGGCACGGTGGACATCCCATGCAGCACAACCCGAATGGACCCCCTCCTCCTTGGATGCAGCCACCGCCACCACCGATGAACCAGGGCCCCCACCCACCTGGGCACCATGGCCCTCCTCCAATGGGTAA ATCAGTACCTGGGAAGTACGCCTGTGGGCTCTGGGGTCTATCGCCTGCATCAAGGAAAAG GTATGATGCCGCCACCACCTATGGGCATgatgccgccgccgccgccgcctcccagTGGGCagcctccaccccctccctctggtCCTCTTCCCccatggcagcagcagcagcagcagcctccaCCACCCCCTCCGCCCAGCAGCAGTATGGCTTCCAGTACCCCTTTGCCATGGCAGCAAA GATCCCTCCCCGCGGCGGCGATGGCCCGAGCCATGAGAGTGAGGACTTTCCGCGCCCATTGGTGACCCTTCCAGGCAGACAGCCTCAGCAGCGCCCCTGGTGGACAGGATGGTTCGGCAAAGCAGCCTGA
- the SF1 gene encoding splicing factor 1 isoform X10 translates to MATGANATPLDFPSKKRKRSRWNQDTMEQKTVIPGMPTVIPPGLTREQERAYIVQLQIEDLTRKLRTGDLGIPPNPEDRSPSPEPIYNSEGKRLNTREFRTRKKLEEERHNLITEMVALNPDFKPPADYKPPATRVSDKVMIPQDEYPEINFVGLLIGPRGNTLKNIEKECNAKIMIRGKGSVKEGKVGRKDGQMLPGEDEPLHALVTANTMENVKKAVEQIRNILKQGIETPEDQNDLRKMQLRELARLNGTLREDDNRILRPWQSSETRSITNTTVCTKCGGAGHIASDCKFQRPGDPQSAQDKARMDKEYLSLMAELGEAPVPASVGSTSGPATTPLASAPRPAAPTSNPPPPSLMSTTQSRPPWMNSGPSESRPYHGMHGGGPGGPGGGPHSFPHPLPSLTGGHGGHPMQHNPNGPPPPWMQPPPPPMNQGPHPPGHHGPPPMGKSVPGKYACGLWGLSPASRKRYDAATTYGHDAAAAAASQWAASTPSLWSSSPMAAAAAAASTTPSAQQQYGFQYPFAMAAKIPPRGGDGPSHESEDFPRPLVTLPGRQPQQRPWWTGWFGKAA, encoded by the exons ATGGCGACCGGAGCGAACGCCACGCCGCTGG actTTCCCAGTAAGAAGCGGAAGAGGAGCCGCTGGAACCAAGACACAATGGAACAGAAGACGGTGATTCCAGGAATGCCTACAGTTATCCCCCCTGGACTTACTCGGGAACAAGAAAGAGCTTATATAG TGCAACTGCAGATAGAAGACCTGACTCGTAAACTGCGCACAGGAGACCTGGGCATCCCCCCTAACCCTGAGGACAG GTCCCCTTCCCCTGAGCCCATCTACAATAGCGAGGGGAAGCGGCTTAACACTCGCGAGTTCCGCACCCGCAAAAAGCTTGAAGAGGAGCGGCATAACCTCATCACGGAAATGGTTGCCCTCAACCCTGATTTCAAGCCACCTGCAGATTACAA acCTCCAGCAACACGTGTGAGCGATAAAGTAATGATTCCACAAGATGAGTATCCAGAAATCAACTTTGTGGGGCTGCTGATTGGGCCCAG AGGGAACACCTTGAAGAACATAGAGAAGGAGTGTAATGCCAAGATCATGATCCGGGGGAAGGGCTCTGTGAAAGAAGGGAAAGTCGGGCGCAAAGATGGCCAGATGCTGCCAGGAGAAGATGAGCCGCTTCATGCCCTGGTTACTGCCAATACCATGGAGAATGTGAAGAAAGCAGTAGAACAG ATAAGAAACATTCTGAAGCAGGGTATCGAGACTCCTGAGGACCAGAACGATCTACGGAAGATGCAGCTTCGAGAGTTGGCTCGTTTGAATGGGACCCTTCGGGAAGATGATAACAG GATCTTAAGACCCTGGCAGAGCTCGGAGACCCGCAGCATTACCAATACCACAGTGTGTACCAAGTGTGGAGGGGCTGGCCACATTGCTTCCGATTGCAAATTCCAAAG GCCTGGTGACCCTCAGTCAGCTCAGGATAAAGCGCGGATGGATAAAGAATACTTGTCCCTCATGGCCGAACTGGGGGAGGCACCTGTGCCCGCATCTGTGGGCTCCACCTCTGGGCCTGCCACCACACCCCTGGCCAGTGCACCTCGGCCTGCTGCTCCCACCAGCAATCCACCTCCGCCG TCTCTCATGTCCACTACCCAGAGCCGCCCACCCTGGATGAATTCTGGCCCGTCAGAGAGTCGGCCCTACCATGGCATGCACGGAGGTGGCCCTGGTGGGCCCGGAGGTGGCCCGCACAGCTTCCCACACCCGTTACCCAGCCTGACGGGCGGGCACGGTGGACATCCCATGCAGCACAACCCGAATGGACCCCCTCCTCCTTGGATGCAGCCACCGCCACCACCGATGAACCAGGGCCCCCACCCACCTGGGCACCATGGCCCTCCTCCAATGGGTAA ATCAGTACCTGGGAAGTACGCCTGTGGGCTCTGGGGTCTATCGCCTGCATCAAGGAAAAG GTATGATGCCGCCACCACCTATGGGCATgatgccgccgccgccgccgcctcccagTGGGCagcctccaccccctccctctggtCCTCTTCCCccatggcagcagcagcagcagcagcctccaCCACCCCCTCCGCCCAGCAGCAGTATGGCTTCCAGTACCCCTTTGCCATGGCAGCAAA GATCCCTCCCCGCGGCGGCGATGGCCCGAGCCATGAGAGTGAGGACTTTCCGCGCCCATTGGTGACCCTTCCAGGCAGACAGCCTCAGCAGCGCCCCTGGTGGACAGGATGGTTCGGCAAAGCAGCCTGA